Genomic DNA from Octopus bimaculoides isolate UCB-OBI-ISO-001 chromosome 3, ASM119413v2, whole genome shotgun sequence:
gcgtgttgtgtccttgagcaagacacactatttcactttgcttcagtccactcacctggcaaaaatgagtcgtacctgtaattcaaaggatttgccttgtcacattctgtgtcatgctgaatctctctgaggactacattaatggtacacatgtctgaggagtactcagccacttgaatgctaatttcatgagcaggctgttccattaaatCATTGGATGagcatttgtaaatataaatgatgTGGGTTATTAAACTATTTTAGAGTGTGGTCATTGTCTTCCCATGTGACCTACGGAACATCGTGAAGTGCCATTGAAGAACACGAGATAAACAACCCCAGTAAGACTCCAGAAGAATGTTTGTGGCAGAAATCAAACAATGGTCTTTAAATAGTTTCAGCCTGTTGTTCCTGGAAGTCTACATCACATCTCAGTAACTCCCTACCTTATCGTACTTTttagaagggagggagggagagagagagagagagagagagagagagagagaactctgTAAATGATGATAATGCGGGACTTTCCAAAGCAACCACAGTAATGGAAAGAATCCCTTGTGTATATCTTCACTGAACGACCCTTTTGATGAAGTCTCTACAGAGGGCAAAAGCATCACTTCACAAACTAAGGAACATCATCAGAATTTCTTATCTATTGTGTTACATTTCTGGCAACTCATTTTCACCGAATACTCAATTGGGAAATGAACTCATTCGTTTAAAAACAAACGTTTGCAATAAAGAATAAAGTGAGAACAGTAAAAAGGAGCAGATTCCTTACTAGGAGAAACTGAAAAGATAATTCAGCGTAGCTTTAGTAGATGTATAAGCATATGGCCATCTTAGATTTTATGTTGAAACAGAAGCAGTAGACAATATGTTAGTATCGTAAATCAggcaattagagagagagagagagagtgtgtgtaaaagGTCAAGTTAACCTAGTTTTACTGGAGgctaggtagagagagaaaatctGACAAAGTATCAATAAATTTGAATCAGCAACTTAAATTGATATTATTCACAATGTAGTATTTCTGAAGAGTGAATCTTTCGACGTGGCCCTATTCACTGCAAATAAGACCCTGCTCATTAcctctaaatattttataaaaataactcCAGTTGTACCAGAACATAAATGATATTACCACTAAGAAGTATCAACTGTTTTTTCTAATATCaacgattgaaaaaaaaaaacaattatatcacAACAAATATCAAtgttgtgtaaaatatattacgGCTGGGTATTTTAGGttgaaaaataactattaaaaataaacaaaaaataaatgttaagaagataagaacaacaataaaaacattattattaaaaacgtAACTAACAAGAGCAGCCGTTTTGCTTTAATATCTAATAACGTTAAGCAGTTGACCCAGAAGCACACATTAGTCATACAATgggacaaacaaaaactaaaaccgGTTCGACACGATATGCCAAACCGTGTAGAAACCGCCAGCAGAAACTGTATAAAAACTGCCGAAACgaaatcaacatcaacaacataaaaTCAAATCCAGGGGGTTTTAAATATCAAAATCTTATTTTATatgggaaaaatatatatttgagtctCAGAAAAGACAAATTGATAAATGGagtgaaaaaaaggaagaaaatgtgtTATTTCGCTAccattccttctttcattttataatcatatatttccatatttttgtaCCTCTGATCATAGTTTGGACCTGTCTATTCGCATCGTATTAACTAATGCATCCATCAAACCTAAAGTCTAACAAGGTATTTAATTTAAAAGACGGAAGATCTTTAACAACTTttatagataaagaaagagtggATAAAATTCATGGTAAGTATATTTTTATAGCAAAGTACGATTGAGTCATCTTTGATTATTTTAActactttttgattttttttcttttcattaactcAAACATGAATTAAGTCAATACGCGTTAGTCGAATACTTGTAACAATTTGCCTAAAGTTCTAGCAAAGATATTACAAAATGCCTTCAACGCTGTAAAATTGAAACCATCTCTctattttagaaatcaatattttatatattgtcctTCATCCGCTCTACAGTATCGCTGTAGATCTGTTCTACAAGTTAGATATACCACGCGCAGTTCAACATAAGTTCTACAAATCATTCCGCCTTCTATATTCTACGAAAAACATTTCCTCATTCCTAATCGGTGGATACTGTAGACTTCGGCTACAAAatgtaacaacaatgacaaaattcaaaattttatttggagagagagaaaaattaacgATTGCAAAACAAGCGAATAAAATGAAAAtctacacaaaaaaaaagttcTATAAACTTAGTATTTTACTTTGCATCAGAAAGAATAATTAACTTTAATCATTAtgtttttaattgtaaaatagcTTCATATTAGTAAATCTCCCATTATCGGTTTTATAAACTAACAAAACCGTTTCTCACAGAAAACATTACGTTCGTATTCTAAAACTAATTCTTAAATTCTTTGAACGTTCATTTTACaatctgtcttttattttctcattcgtTGTCTTACTATTCTTATAACAGAATGTATTCTGGAATTCTGCAGGTTGATTCCATGTTATTCCGAACACTCTTCAGTTCAAACCAGTTTACTCTGATATTCAGTTTTCTACTTTCTCTCAATCCTATTCTATAAGGTTTAGATTGTTCGCCATCATTTCGTATTTAGATAAACAAGCTTATTATTTGCagtataaaaatcattaatcatgttacaattaatttttattttatgattttattatatttctctattttttaaagttacaaatttgatttttttctttttctctttttacgaaaataatattttaatttcgtGGACACGTGGAAGTTTCGTTTTCAAggctaaagttttttttttccaaacaaataAAACTGACTGAAGAAATTTAGAATcttttaatacaataaaaatgatttaattcacaaagggagacagacagataataattatttatgtttgtaaaaCGACATAATTACAGTTAGCCCCCNNNNNNNNNNNNNNNNNNNNNNNNNNNNNNNNNNNNNNNNNNNNNNNNNNNNNNCCCCCGATTTTGTTTCCTCACAATTTTCTGGAAAAACGCTTAGTTTGATGTGATCAGCATATGATTATGTTGAtcacattaatttttaaaaagaagtttCAGATTATTCTCGTCCCCTCCGtctccgactttgtttcctcataattcTTGAAAAGGTgaatttttaaatgacattttctAGATTTACGTTTTTGAGGGTCTACATTACAATTATGTTGATAACATTAAATTTTTAAAGcagtttccactcattttctCTCCAGCCTTCAAACTTTTTTTTCATAGCTctttaaaatacatttgaaaatgaCATTTTCCAGAAATAGTTGATGtttcaaacaatttcttttttttttttaagtgaaaactGTTAAAATTACGGAAATTGTAGCTATTAAAATCAAGAGAAGAACAATACAAAACCCCTCCaacgttttatttttacttaattttatcaaaataatctTAATCTACACCAACGAAAACTTgacaaattttcattaaaaattatgcTTTTCTTTCTCAAAAAGTTGTGGAGGAACAAAGTTACAGGAGTAATCTAATAACTTTACCTGTAAAagttggagtttttttttttaaatagcttgGTTTATTTCAATTTCAGCTTTATATGATTATAGCTTTTTGGGGAAAAGATTTAGAACATGGAATCACACCATCAGTTGATATGGGATTCAGAATAATGGTAAATGAGAAATTTTTTAATGGACATCATCAAGGCAAAAACtaaattccattttatttgtcgtcatcatcaacatttaacatctgttttccatgctggcatggattgaatgacttgacaggaactggcaagactAGAGGCTGCACAAGgtcccattgtctgttttggcttggtttctatagctagatgcccttcctaatgccaatcactccaaagagtgtacttggtgctttttatgtagcaccagcacccacaccaatgtcttttacatagcaccttggttttaagatctccattctgttgtggtgggttggtcttctcaagtacaacaatgTGCTGCCACATATTTTGGTTCTCTTTCATCTCCTTCATAAAGTTCAATGTTTTGAGATCGGCCTTCAAAAGTTCATCCCAcctcttcctgggtctctctcttccacagcttccctcCACCTTAAGCGAACAGTACtgctttatgcaactgtcctcatccatcctcatcacatgaccaaaccagcacagtcccCCCATGACATCTAATTCCGCTTATGcccaccttctctctctatgCACCAATACTCTGTCTcaaatgcacactgacattgcacatctaacAGAACATACCAGCTTCGTTCCTTTCCAGACTTCGCATGTCCTCTGTATttagggcccatgtctcactaccatgcagcatcgcggtttgtacacatgcatcatacaaacTTCCCTTCACTCGGAGAGAGAGAtgtttggttgccaacagaggtgaAAGctttctgaattttctccatcttaTTTTTAATCTAGCAATTACGCTTTTTGTAcaacctcctccactgctaattaggtcacctaagtAACCAAAACTTCTAGAGATCCACTGGGGCATTTAAAGAAATCAGTTTCTTATGGATCTCTGGTCTTTGTGGCTCCCATGCATCTTCTCCAtgcaaacactactttctctgttaaccttccttatTCCACCGCACTTCTTTTGTCTCCTTAGCTTGCACTGGGTGTCCTGAATGGAATTTCTACCTCCACCCTTCCTACTTATTGAGAAGGGTGAAGGGGCCTATCTGATTTCTTGCCTAGTAGGACCTTGGTTTTTACTACATTTActttaagaccctttgattccaggttctgcttcctggaatttcttttctattctgttACAGATTCTGTTATGAGGGCCAGATCACCAGCATATAGAAGTTCTTCaatccctctgttatggcctTGAGAACAATGATGAAGaggagggagctgaggactgacCCTTGGTGCATAcctacctgcacactaaattcatcacagTACTCATGACCAACTCTTGCCTTATCAACAGCACCCCTGTACATGGCCTGTACTGCTTTCACAAGCCATCTATCCCTAGCTTTCACAGAGACGACCCTATCACAGTGCAAAGGActctgtcaaagactttctctagaTTAACAAATGCCAAGGACAATGGCTTGTTCTTACCTAAATGCTTCTCTTGAAATTGCCTGATTAAGAAAACAGCCTCTGTGGTGCTTCCCTCGGGACAAAggcaaactgcatttcatctcaTCTAATTCTATTCCTACTTAATTGGGTTATAACACTCTCTCCGAATTTCATCACCAAAAAATCAAACAATTAATTGTAAGTTTTTTAATTAACACCTTCACATATGATGGTGTAGGCATTCTGAAGACATTcacttcccaactgcatggtttcagattcagtcgcACTTGGGCAAATATCCTCTTCTGTAACcctagactgaccaaagccttgtgactgcatctggttgatggaaactgaaagaagcccatgtatatatattggcaagtagaagggcatctggctatggAAACTTTGTCTCAATCAACTCTGTTGGAACCATGCCAGCTCCCAATTGGCCCCTGCATTCAAGGAAGCCACATCCTATACTGTGACATTTCAAGAAGGTGGTCTCCCTGAAGAAATCAATCAACCAACCATTTATATCAGCTGTTATTAAGTTAACATGTTGTCTTAGCATTTGTTGTCTTTTGACTTCAGCTTAACTATTCCAACTTTTGAATTTTTAACAGTTCATCAAAAGATTCTACAataatttccatatttttgtgAGTTAAAAAACATCCAGGGAAATGGCTGAAGGAAAGAGAACAGAACTGAACTTAGACACAAAATTCATGTTGTGTCCACTAATATTGGATGATGTACCATAGGGATTGGGAGAAGTCAgcagggagatttagctgctatttctgtcagATCAAGTGACTGCATTCAAGCTGTGACTCTCCGATCTTTTTTTCCAGCACCTgaactggtaccatgtaaaaagcatctgtgttggtgccacatgaagaatgcctgtgctggtgccacatgaaaaccactcaatacactctgtaaaatggttgtctggtgcagctctctagcttgcttgctcctgtcaaaccatccaacccataccagcttggaaaacaggcgttaaatgataatgatgttgatgatgatcatgactacatatagaactacattatacTGTTTCAGTTTTGTCTTTTAAAGATGATAAGATGTGATataagggaaatttagctgctgtttagAGCTCTGACATTaaccattttattatatttctgttgaaatattctgcctttgtttcaattaattttcaaactaatgaagaatttagtgaaataactttgtcatttttaaggttggaacataaatcaagatgaaattttgatggaaggctaAAATTTGGATCACTTtatttaccatatttcttttaaaagacattgcttttgtttcaattgatcttgaaaataacgaagaatttagtcaaagaaatgtcattaagcTGGCATCAATAACATAAGTTAATATGAAAATTTGTTGGAAGGCtcttaatttaaatcacttttaagCAGCAAGTTTGTACCATAGCAGTAGAGGTGGTCTGAGGTGGATTGACCTGAAAGCAGGTGAATGATGcgatttctgttttttgtttttgtcttttttaatcttttatttcattcgttCATCCCCAAATGAATATGTGTTCTCTTTGTGGAATCTAATCATTTCTTGATATTCTGTCTTGAAAGTTTTCTAGTCAGCCGCTAACTAAGACCCAAACAGACCATGTACATTGATATTCAAGATAATATCTGCAACATCTCCATTACAGATGCTGAGAAACAAGGTACATTTCTTTGTGTAGAATATTCTTCCTGTTTGAATCTTGCgattatattttgttgaaatttttctcttgtttgtagtttgttattattgttgttgttgtcgttgttgttgttgttgtttagcttcaagtcaGTCATAACCAATCCATCATTTTTCACATCTAGTgcaccttggactacattatctaatgtgaccttttttttaagatggtaggtaTATGAGAGAGACgtagctactgtttctagcaggttgagtgccTGCAATTCAGATGTGCCCTTCCCATCACTTTTCatacatagtgtatcttggactacactaTCTTATGTATCCATTTTTGAAACAGTAGGATGCAATTTCAGCTTTAATCACTGTATTCCACCTTTTtacatgggaaacagacattaaaaggcTGATGATGTGtttcttggactacattatcctatgtgcctttctttttttaataaggtggtaggtgagagttggtgacaggaaaggtagcTGGCCATTTAGAATGTGCCTTGACAAATCCTGTCTGACCCACACAAGCAGGGAAAAGTGGATGTGAAGTGATAATCCACAGACCTGAAAATGTATCTCTGaaaaatctcattaaaaaaaaggtatttttcagaaagttatgaggaagcaAACTATCAAGAGACTTCAAACTCTGATCATTCTTGTCCTGATGCCTGGGGCACCGTTTTCTTCTTAGTAATTTTCTTGTTGAGAAATTGAAGACTcagacatcatcataatcatcatcatcatcatcatcatcatcatccatattgtttgtatgttggtgatgttgttataTTGACCAAGCATGGTATTTATGAGGAATTCTTCTATTGGGTCATCCAATGAATGATGCAGTTTTTtgaattgcatgaactaaaagtcagagggggatgggacaaactacctgcatcaagttgctataaaagcaggtagtaattttaccgtacccttattcttagtgcaagttttgaagagtacagtttgattttaacagttattttttcaaagctataatggaaatgacaaaggagcatattaggtatattttactttatgagttcaataaaggcaacaatgcaacggaaagtgtgaggaatattagtGCATGGTACCCATGCCGGTGCAATGTAAAAAGCTCCATtcgagcatggccaatgccagtgctgcctgactggctcccatgctggtggcatgtgaaaagtaccctctcactctcagagtggttggcattaggaagggcatccaactgtagaaaccttgtcaaatcagattggagcctggtgcagcctcctggcttgccagttctcagtcaaaccgtccaacccatgccagcatggaaagtggatgttaaacgatgatgatgatgatgatgacagggatcagacaataagcataagccagtgtcaatggtggttccagaaattccaagtcagaaaactacagcctagaagacgagcctcatcctagaagatctgtagaactcgacAAGGACatcttgcaaaccctggtggaacaaaatcccattgtaactgttgaggaactagcagagaagcttggatttggtcatccaACCATTCAttcaagtcagtgctagaagaaaaacgaccattctttggtttcaagacaaaaggtgttcttccatcaggatgaAGCTCAGCCATGTAGAGCAAGGATGgcattccaaaggttggagccatttgaatgggaaacaatgccccaccaaCGATATTCAAcagacattgcctcatctgattatcatttattctgcagtcttcaaaatcatttggacagaaaaaatatgaattctgtagatgaggtcagaacggTATTGGAGTATTTTCCATCATGGacaattttggaagaagggccttgcaagtctaccagatagatggaagagcattgtagaaaatgaaggaaagtatattttagattaaaaaagaactttgtttatcttaattttgaaaaataaaagtgttataaaaggaaatgcattatttatgggatgacccaataattATGTTGGTGTAAAATGTTTAGGATGTAAAACGAGTTCAGTTGTGATGCATTTGTGTCTGTCTCCTCCTCCCTGCATTGATGTGCTGTGGGGATTGAAGTCTCTCTTCTAATCGTGATGGTTTGGAGTATATTCAAGTTATGTAGCCGTGTGTCTAGATGAGCCAGTTAATGAGATTGGTGATGGCATGCATCTATTTGTTCCATTAACATCCCATGCTTTTATTTTTGAATGCTTCATTTGCTAATGTGTTGTTGTGTCCCCAAAAGTGTCGTTTCTCTTATTTATGCCCTGGATGTTCGATTATACAGTTGACCTGATAAGCATTTATCATTGTGTTATAGTGAAAGGGAAacagggggggggggtgtttgtgtgtgtcagagaTTCTTTGTAAGGATTTTTACCGACAGATTCTTCTTTCCCATTCATGGTGTAGCGACTCTAAAAATACTTTCACAACTCGCATGGATGGACATGTCGAAGATTTGGATGAAACCAATGGATGTTGTTGAACTGTTCCGATCCATGCATACATTGAAGagagacatgaaatgatgatgctgatgattcaTTTATGAACaaaccccactctctctctctctctctctctctctgtctctgtctctgtctgtctgtctctctctctctctctcacacacacgcacaaatacacttAAGACTACTTTATCATTTACGTACCCACATCTGTCTCTAAAGATAGGCACTCATCCCCCAATGTCTagtttttttcaatgtttcttctatttccagtcaataaattttcttttctctttcttcagaaATTGATTCAAATGATTCTTATAATACGGCAGCCATTTTTGGGAAGGAAAAACGCAACGTTACCGGAGTGTTTCATTGGGAACGAGAAGATGTGTTGATGCTTATTCGACTTCATTCTGAAAAAGAACCAATTTTCAATAAACCAGGAATCAAGAAGAAAGATGTCTGGGCAATGATTGCAGATGAATTCCAGGCGAAAGGTTTCAATGTGACCACTGGTCAGTGTGAACAGAAATGGAAGAACATTACCAAAAACTACAGAGACACTGTTGACCATAATTATTTCAGTAACATACACAAAACATGTCCCTACTTTAAAGAATTGGCAGCAATCTACCCTTATGAcccaaaagataaacaaaataattttatttcttatctcAATCATATGTCCAACTCTATTTCTCAACCTCAAACTGTGTCCAGAGATTTACAGAACGGTCTTTCTGCCATTCCATCAACTAATACTGTAACCACATCAGTCAACGATTCAAATAATGGATATTTTTGTGACTTACCAACAAATATTTGTGTTTCGGACAATCAAAATACTTCTTCAGAACATTTAGTGCAAACCTCAATTAAACAGGAAGTtttagattcagttgaattgCAGTCCCCCACATGTTCCTTGATGTCCCCTTCTCCATTAACAGCATCAAATCAACAACCCAACATTTCCACTTCTCAATCTCATTCCAATCAACAGATTTCAAACTTTACCCCATCTTCGTCTTTACCATTAGTGTCTTCATTTGTAAATGAAGAACCGGTGCCTAGTCTCTCATCAATGATTCTGCAATATTCACCTCAACCATTAAATAACGAATATATTCGCCTTCCGTCTCAAGAACCACAGACTTGTAACATGAGACATCAACAAGAAGTAAGAGAGAACTCTAACAAGTCTTTGCATGTTCTCAAAACCCCAGCTCAGTCCCAATTGTCCAGTGTACCAAATGTATCCACAAACTCTTCCCAGGTTCGTAAACGGTTCCACGATAACAACTTGACTCTATCAAATTCTTCAGCAGCCAATAATAATCAGgattattattctcaaagacgaAAGTGTCTACGTCGTTCTAGCTTTACACCAAACAATACACTGGATAtgttaaaacaaatgaatgaagaaCGGCGGCGAGAACACAAAGAATTGATATCAACATtaaaacaacatcacagagaatATCTGAAGCAGGAGGAACTGAATCAGTCCCTCCTCTCAGCCCTTATTGGACACGTTTCCAAACAATAAGCGATATGACTGGCTGGTATAAATTTCAGTCACTTTATAAAAACCATCTGGTCATCGACTCAAGAGTTTCTACATTATATCTgtaaacaaaaaactgttatataaattatattaattgaaattatattgattaaaatttctcaaattttaatttgtttcacaCATTTTCCAATCACATGTTTTGATgtcatgtaatggttgtaaacaatgctttttgttttcagttttctatGAATAACATGTTGGACCATaagggggaaatattatcttgcttggaaacaggtaaggattggtgatgggaagggcatccagttgcagaagagatgcctcagcaaattctgtctgacccatgaaaacatggaaaagtggatgctaaaatatgacgatgatgttgatgatgatgttcagcTGTTTTCCTTATTAGGCAAATTAACAATTGCTTATCACACTTACTAATtctgtacatttttctttttctctctctctctctcctttggtatccatatatatattattgaactgAAATGCTTGGCTGAGGTTTGTATTGCGCTAAAATAATACGTCACAGTTCAATGGCCTTTTTATAATACTTAAGATTTcagacagtgttgttgttgttgttgttgttgttgttgttgaatggtTTGAGAATTACACTTGGAATAATATGGGAAGCTTGAATGGGTTGGTTACTATTCTGAAATAATATGATACGGTTGAGTAGTTTCTATGCGAAATTCAAATCATGTTATGCATGAATAAGCTGTGAACTGTACACTGATGTTATGTTACAGTTGAATAACCTGGTCAGTCGATGACTTTCGTAGCCACAGTCAAGTTTgtagatcatcaccatcatcatcaccatca
This window encodes:
- the LOC106874610 gene encoding uncharacterized protein LOC106874610 isoform X1, whose translation is MHPSNLKSNKVFNLKDGRSLTTFIDKERVDKIHEIDSNDSYNTAAIFGKEKRNVTGVFHWEREDVLMLIRLHSEKEPIFNKPGIKKKDVWAMIADEFQAKGFNVTTGQCEQKWKNITKNYRDTVDHNYFSNIHKTCPYFKELAAIYPYDPKDKQNNFISYLNHMSNSISQPQTVSRDLQNGLSAIPSTNTVTTSVNDSNNGYFCDLPTNICVSDNQNTSSEHLVQTSIKQEVLDSVELQSPTCSLMSPSPLTASNQQPNISTSQSHSNQQISNFTPSSSLPLVSSFVNEEPVPSLSSMILQYSPQPLNNEYIRLPSQEPQTCNMRHQQEVRENSNKSLHVLKTPAQSQLSSVPNVSTNSSQVRKRFHDNNLTLSNSSAANNNQDYYSQRRKCLRRSSFTPNNTLDMLKQMNEERRREHKELISTLKQHHREYLKQEELNQSLLSALIGHVSKQ
- the LOC106874610 gene encoding uncharacterized protein LOC106874610 isoform X2, which gives rise to MYIDIQDNICNISITDAEKQEIDSNDSYNTAAIFGKEKRNVTGVFHWEREDVLMLIRLHSEKEPIFNKPGIKKKDVWAMIADEFQAKGFNVTTGQCEQKWKNITKNYRDTVDHNYFSNIHKTCPYFKELAAIYPYDPKDKQNNFISYLNHMSNSISQPQTVSRDLQNGLSAIPSTNTVTTSVNDSNNGYFCDLPTNICVSDNQNTSSEHLVQTSIKQEVLDSVELQSPTCSLMSPSPLTASNQQPNISTSQSHSNQQISNFTPSSSLPLVSSFVNEEPVPSLSSMILQYSPQPLNNEYIRLPSQEPQTCNMRHQQEVRENSNKSLHVLKTPAQSQLSSVPNVSTNSSQVRKRFHDNNLTLSNSSAANNNQDYYSQRRKCLRRSSFTPNNTLDMLKQMNEERRREHKELISTLKQHHREYLKQEELNQSLLSALIGHVSKQ